CTGGGCTTTGATATTGGAAGCGAAGATGAAGACTTTGATGGTGACGGGGTATCTAATTTTATTGAATACGTTTTTGGTGGATCACCTATGGATAGCTCAGTGCAAATGTTTCCGGTTAAAATGAAAAATACTGCGGGGACTCTCCTCTATTCCCATGCCCGTCGTATAGATAGCAACGGCCTAACCTATCAAGTTCAAACCTCATATAATCTAGAACCTGGCAGTTGGAAAGATATCTATCCGACTCTTGTTAATCGGCTGCCGATGGATGATCAGTTTGAGATAGTCGAGCATGAGATTGCGAACCAAGAGTTGAATGGAAAATCCGCTCTATTTATCCGTGTCAAAGCAATTAAATAGACGATGTGAAGAAATTACAGTCTTTATTTTAAACACCTAATCTAACTCAAATACTACTGAAATGAATAAAAAGACAACCTTGATAAGCCCCTTGGCTCTAGCGACTTGTCACATTGCTTTGACTGTTGCTTCTGCTCAAATACCGATGTCTGAAATTGAAGTAAGCAACGGATTATTAATTGACCCTCATTCCACACCGGAGACTCGAGCATTATATGTCAATGTTCAGCAACAAGCGAAAAAAAGCCTTCTTTACGGAGTGCAACGTCCTTTTACGAGGGGCTATCATAATGGGGATAATGAGGATTTTGATGACTTCGACTTTGATGTTTCAGATCTTAAGGATGTATGTGGAGAGCATCCAGCCGTGGTTGGGCTAGATTTTCTAGAACACCAAAGCTTTGATTTACCCAACGAGCTTTGGGAGCCTAGGCCGACGTACGAAGAGTCTACCTATGGTAGAATTATCAAGACTGTTTATTCCCGAGGTGGAGTGATTACCATGAGTTGGCATATGTCGAATCCAAAAACAGGTGCAAAATACTGGGACCGTGATGACAAAAAAACAGTGCAATATGTCTTGGAGGGTCAAATTGTAGATGGTGTAGACGTGCGGGCTAATTTTTACAGATTTCTGGACCAGGCAGCTGATTTTTTCAAAGCTATGAAAGATGAGAACGGCAAGCTAATTCCTATCTTTTTTCGTCCTTTGCATGAGCAATACCACGACTCTTTTTGGTGGTCAGGGGATGGAGCAACTGTTGAACAATACAATCAGCTTTGGTACGAAATGATTGGATATCTTCGAGACACTAGGGAGGTGCGCAATCTTATTTATATCATTTCACCCAACAAAACGGATAAGGAACAAAAGTACGTGGAAAAATTTCCCGGTCACAATTGGGTAGATGCTTATGGAATCGATTGGTATAGCAGATCGAATTTTTACGGACAGATTGAGCGTTCTAGTGAGTTGATTGTCCGTATGGCGCGAGAGCATAATAAGATTGCAGTTCTTACCGAAATCGGAGTCAAAGGTGGGATGACGTCCGAGACTTCAGCATCTTGGTACAGCATCCATGCTTTACAGCTCAAAGACAACCCAGTGGCCTCAGAAGTCGCCTGGTTCCATCAATGGTCCTCAAAAATATATGATTTTGCATGGAGTCCGGTCAAAAAATCCTTTAGACCTGATCTGGCTCATACAATACCTGATTTTCTAAAATTCTATAATGACGAATGGACAGTCTTTGCAGATGGTATGCCAGCATTGGGCATTTATGATTTTAAAGCAGACAGCCCAGTACCCATCATTACGACAACGAATTTGAAAAGTGTTTCTAACCAAGAAAACTACTCAGAGCGGATAAGGGTGACCGGTGGTGATGGTGCTTTGACCTGGTCATTAGAGGATGGAGAATTACCGCCAGGCTTGACACTAAATAAAAATACCGGCCAAATAAGCGGCACGGTCAACGGTAGTGGCGGAGAGTACGGTATTGCCATCCGGGTGACGGATGCCGACGGAGATTCCGATGTGAGGATTTATGCCATTAACGTCTGGCCATCAGGCGATCAAGGGAGTGAGTTGGTTATGCATCTTGATGCCACTGTGAAATCATCTGTTGTGGGTAACCCGGTAACTCGTTGGAAGGATCAGTCAGGCAACAAAAATCACGGAAATCTGGAAGCGGGCTCGATTACCTATCCCAGCACTGAAACCTTTGCCTCTGAGCTTAGCGGTGTGGACTTTGGATCTGCCGCCAGTGCTCTGGAGTTGTTCAATGCAAAGGATTCTGATATCTGGCTGGACCAGTCAGGTCAAAACCCTCAAGGTTTTGCTGTGCTTATGGCTTACAAGCGGATGGGAAGTAATGCAAATGGTAGGCAGGACATTCTCGGTAATGAATCGAACACGAAATCCGGCTTTTTGGTTCGTACGTTCAGTGGTACTATACAATCTGCGCTGAATGGTAAGACCTTGAGCCAAAGTGGATCAGTAGCAGAAGGAAATTCTGTTGTTCTTGGTATCAATTATCATGCTGGAACTGGGCTTTTCGAGCTTTGGGATTCTCTATCCGGCTCCACGAGTAGGACGACAGTTTCTCCGGCAGATTTTTCCAAAGATGCTCCTGTGCTTCTAGGGATGACCAACAAACCCAGTCGTTATTTAGATGGTCTTGTCGGTGAAGTGAAAGTTTTTAATGGATCTCTGAGCACGCAAGCATTTGCATCTGAGCAGGAGGTTCTAGTGCAAAAGTGGGCCACAGGCTCGGTTTCGGGGCCAGGAGCTGCGGAACTTGTATTGCATCTGAATGCTACAGATGCTAGCTCTGTTGTAGGAAACCCGGTAAGCCAATGGTCAGATCTTTCTGGTCTAGGAAATCATGCAACTCCCAGTAAGGGAGCCGTTACCTATCCGAGTGTAGCTTTATTCCCTTCCGGGCTCACAGGGATTGATTTTGGAAGTGGACGCAACTCCTTGGAACTGTTCGATGTCCAAGAATCAGATGGCTTGCTCGACCAGACTGGTAGTGATGGTTTTGCTGTATTTCTCACCTATCGTAAAACGGGCAATGAAACCGACCAGCAGGATTTGCTTGGTAATGTCTCAAAAACGGATGCTTCTGAGAATGGTGGATTCGTGGTGCGGCTAAGTTCAGGTGGAGTGCTACGTGCAATGATGGGGGACGCCTCATTAAGCAGTGCTGGAGATAATCTTAAAATTGGCGATTCTATGGTCATAGGGATTCGCTATTTAGCTGACGCTGGGCTCCTTGAGCTCTATAATTCCCTCGGAGACACGGTCGACACTGCCACGGCTGCCGCCGCAGATTTTTCCAATTCCAGCCCACTGACTCTGGGTTCGGCGAACAAGCAAAGCCGTTATGCAATGGGCGTCATAGGAGAAGTCAAAATATTTAGCGGAGCCATGGATTCGGATGTGTTTCAATCCGAGTTGTCGGCTTTGAACTCTAAATGGATAACAAATGAGACAGACTATTGGGCTTCGGGACTAGGCTTCGATATTGGAGGTGAAGACGAGGACTTCGATGGGGACGGGGTGTCTAATTTTATTGAATACGTCTTTGGTGGATCACCTATGGATAGCTCAGTGCAAATGTTTCCAGTTAGAATGAAAAACATTGCGGGTACCCTTCTCTACTCCCATGCTCGTCGTATAAATAGCAATGGCTTAATCTATCAAGTTCAAACCTCATCTACCCTAGAACCCGGAAGCTGGAGAGATATTAATCCGGTTATCAATAATGTAACCCCATTAGATGATGTATTCGAAGAAATCGACTATGAGTTTCCAAGTGGGGAAGATGCCCTATTTATTCGTGTGAAAGCTACGAAATAAAATATGAACTCAGATACCACTCTTCACTCAAACCAATTAATCTAATGCTAATATTGCGGATGTGAATAAGACAACAACCTTGGTAAGCTCCCTCCTTCTAGTAGTCAGTTCTATGTTGGTCACAGTCGGGTCAGCGCTAACACCTGTATCCCAAATTCAGATAACGGATGGATTATTGATTGATCCTCATTCTACGCCTGAGACGAGAGCCTTATTTATCAATATGCAGCAGCAAGCAAAAAAGAGTCTCCTCTACGGGGTTCACCGGGCTTATACGAAAGGTTATCACAAGAAGGACAACAAGAATTTTGATAACTCTGATTTAAAAGAGGTTGTAGGCGAGAACCCAGCAGTGCTGGGTTTAGATTTTACCGGACATGAAAATTTCAAAACACCTGACGATTTCTGGGCGCCAAACCCCACATATGAAGATACTACTTATGGTAAAATTATTAAGGCAGTCCACTCTCGAGGTGGCGTGATTACCATCAGTTGGCACATGTCTAATCCCAAAACGGGTAATAACTATAATGACCGCGATGATCGGAAAACGGTAAAACATATTTTAGAGGGAAATATAGTAGATGGCGTTGACGTGCGGGCCAATTTTTTCAGGTACCTGGATCATGCAGCCGATTTTTTCAAAGCTATGAAAGATAAGAATGGTAAGCACATTCCCATCTTTTTTCGTCCCCTGCACGAGCAATATCACAACGTTTTTTGGTGGTCAGGAAATGCCGCGAGTGTCGAAGAATATAATCAGCTTTGGTACCTGATGATCGGTTACCTTCGAGACGTTAAGGAAGTGCGGAATCTTATCTACATTATTTCGCCAAACAGAGTCGGTAATATGGAGGATTACATGGAGAAATTTCCGGGCCATGATTGGGTAGATGGTTACGGACTTGATTGGTATGCCGTGAATGATTTTTCGAAGCAGCTGGAGCAAGCCAGTGAGTTGCTTGTTGGTTTGGCAAGGGAATACAACAAAATTGCAGTGCTTTCAGAAATTGGCGTCAAAAATGGAATGACATCCGAGACTTCTGCCAAATGGTATAGTTCCCATGCGTTAAAGCTTAAGGATAACCCAGTGGCCTCTGAAGTTGCCTGGTTCTTGCAGTGGTCTTCCAGGCATGGCAACAATACTTCATGGTCTCCAGTTAAACAAAAGCATCGGCCAGATATTGCTCATATATTGCCTGACTTTGAGATTTTTTATAATGACAAATGGACAGTCTTTGAAGACGATATGCCGGCTTTGGGCATTTATGATTTTAAAGCGGATAGCCCAGTGCCTATCATTACGACAACGAATTTGAAAAGTGTTTCTAACCAAGACAACTACTCAGAGTGGATAAGGGTGACAGGTGGTGATGGTGCTTTGACCTGGTCATTAGAAGATGGAGAATTACCACCTGGGTTGCGGTTAAGTCAAACTACCGGGCAGATTAGCGGAACGGTGAACGGTAGTAGCGGTGAGTACGGTATTGCCATCCGGGTGACGGATGCCGACGGAGATTCCGATGTGAGGATTTATGCCATTAACGTTTGGCCATCAGGCGATCAAGAGAGTGAGTTGGTTATGCATCTTGATGCCACTGTGAAATCATCTGTTGTGGGCAACCCGGTAACTCGTTGGAAGGATCAGTCAGGCAACAAAAATCACGGAAATCTGCAAGCGGGCTCGATTACTTATCCCAGCACTGAAATCTTTGAATCTGGGTTTAGTGGCGTGGACTTTGGATCTGCAACCAGTGCTCTAGAATTGTTCAATGCAGAGGATTCTGATATCTGGCTGGACCAATCGGGTCAAAACCCTCAAGGCTTTGCTGTGCTTATGGCTTACAAGCGAATGGGAAGCAATGCAAACGGCCGGCAGGACATTGTCGGTAATGAATCGAACACGAAATCCGGCTTTTTGGTTCGTATGTTCAGTGGTACTATACAATCTGCCCTGAATGGTAAGATCTTGAGCCAAAGTGGATCAGTAGCAGAAGGAAATTCAGTTGTTGTTGGTGTCAATTATCATGCGGAAACTGGGCTTTTCGAGCTTTGGGATTCTCAATCCGGCTCCACGAGTAGCACGACAGTTTCTCCGGCAGATTTCTCAAAAAATGTTCCCGTACTCCTAGGGATGACTACCAAAACCGGTCGTTATTTAGATGGTCTTGTCGGCGAAGTGAAGGTTTTTGATGGATCTCTGAGCGCGCAAGCATTTGCGTCTGAGCAGGAGGCTTTAGTGCAAAAGTGGGCTATAATTTCGGGTCAGATGCTAAGGCCTGCCGAACTGGTATTGCACTTGAATGCTATCGATAGCAGCTCAGTTGTAGGAAACCCGGTAAGCCAATGGTCAGATCTTTCTGGTCTTGGAAACCATGCGACTCCGAGTAAGGGAGCCGTCACCTATCCGAGTATGGCGCTCTTTCCTTCCGGTCTCAAAGGCCTTGATTTTGGAAATGGGCATAATTCACTGGAACTCTTCGATGCGCAAGAATCAGATGGCTTACTCGACCAGACTGGTAGTGATGGTTTTGCTGTATTCCTCACCTATCGTAAAACGGGCAATGAAACCGACCAACAGGATTTGCTCGGTAATGTCTCTAAAACAGATGCTTCTGAGAATGGCGGATTCGTATTGCGGCTAAGCTCGGGCGGAGTGCTACGTGCAATGATGGGGGATGTTTCACTAAGCAGTAATGGAGATACTCTTAAAATTGGCGATTCTATGGTCATAGGCGTTCGCTACCTAGCTGATACCGGGCTCCTTGAGCTCTATAACTCTCTCGGGAATACGGCCGACACTGCCACGGTCACTGCCGCAGATTTTTCCAATTCTAGCCCGCTGACTCTAGGTTCGGCGAACAAGCAAAGCCGTTATGCAATGGGCGTCATAGGAGAAGTCAAAATGTTTAGCGGAGTCATGGATTCGGATACGCTCCAATCCGAGTGGGCCGCTTTGTACTCTAAATGGATAACAAATGAAACCGACTACTGGGCTTTGGGACTAGGCTTCGATATTGGAGGTGAAGACGAGGACTTCGATGGGGACGGGGTATCTAATTTTATTGAATACGTTTTTGGCGGATCGCCCATGGATAGCTCAGTGCAAACGTTTCCGGTTAGAATGAAAAATAATGCGGGAACCCTCTTCTATTCCCATGCTCGTCGTATAGATAGCAATGGCCTAACCTATCAAGTTCAAAGCTCATATAACCTAGAACCTGACAGTTGGAAGGATATCAATCCGACTCTTATTAATCGGCAGTCGATGGATGATCAATTTGAGATAGTCGAGCATGAGATCGCGAACCAAGAATTGAATGGAGAATCTGCTCTATTTATCCGTGTCAAGGCGATTAAGTGATAATGGATTCTGGCTGCTGCCTTCATAAGAGGATCTTTCAACTTAGAGCATTTTAGAATGTTCATTTTTGTCATGCTTCGGTTCAACCAGGGTATCTAGCGAGTCCAAATGTTCATAGGTTTTTGCGCCGCATTGATGTCAGATATCACCGCTGATTCCAGCAAGGAAATAGTCAGGTTGTGCGAAGCGCAGTTACCTTTTTTTAGAAATGCATGAGTGCCCGAATAAAGGATTCCCCAGTCGAGCTCTTAGAGGACATTTGGGTGGAGCTAAAATATTTAGATAAGCCAATTCACTAAGGATTTTCTGATAAGCTTTATAGCTTAGCACAAGGTTTTGTGCAAATTTTTAAGCTTCCATGCATCATGCGAGTTAATAGACGTGCTTATTGCTTCAGCTTAGATCATAGTGTTTAGATGAAGGTGTTTCTTGCTCACCGCGGTAACCAAGCTTGCCGGACTGGGGTAGACTCATGCTTACAAAATATTGAAGCCAGACTGGCCCTCAATACCCAGCGAGTTAAATACAGATGGGGTTGAATATCCTGAGTATTGACCTAACTTCCGTTAAATTATTATTTGTTATGTTTCTGCTGGAAAGCCGTTTGCTGGTGGTCTCTCGCAATATCTTGCTCATTCAAGCAGATGACCTTGAATATACGGATCTTGGTACCATGGCCATGGCAGCCTGGGTATCCAGACACCTCACTTGGACCGTCTAGGTCATGAATCGATGCGTTTCGATCGTTTTTATGTGCATCCGCTGTGTGCACCACCCCGAGCTTCGCTTTTGACAGGCAAGCACTTCCGGCGAACCGGTGTTTACGGGGTGATGGGGGTATGGATTTCATGAATTTAGATGAGATAACCATTGCTGAAGTCCTGCGTGATGCTGGTTATTGAACCGGTATGTGGAGAAAGTGGCACACTGGTAAATCAGATGGCTACTTCCCTCGGGACCGTGGTTTTGAGGAAGCTTATATGGCTAAACTCTACATCTATGAAAATAATCCAGGTTTACTAAATGGAAAGCTAGTTCCTGCCAAGGGCTGGACATCAGCAGTGCTAACCGACTACGCAATGGATTTTATGAAAGACAAGTCAGATGAGTCATTTTTTGCCTATGTGTCCTACCTGTCGCACCATGGGAAATGGGCAGCTCCAAAGACTGTATTGCACGTTATCAATCGGCTGGTTATATAAAAAGCATGTCGACACTTTACGGTATGATCAGTCATATGGACTATCATATAGGAAGGCTACTGGAGCCGTAGACGATTTGAGACTAAGGGAATTGACAATTGTTTTGTTTATGAGCGACAACGGCTCGGCTCGAAATGTGCCGGGCAGTCGTGTGACGGATGAAGAATGGGAAGAGCATATGACCCCGCTTCAACTACGCGGGAAAAAATCCACAGTTTATGAAAATGGGATACGGTCACCATTGTTCCTTCGCTGGGGAGATCGTCTCAAAGCGGTTGTAAATAGTCAGTTATTGATGGTCATGGACATACTGCTACATCCATGGGAGAGATGGGTGGAGCTCAAGCGCCAGGAGGACTGGGAGGAGAGAGTTTTGTTAATTTATTAAAAGATTCTAATACAAAATAGCCTGAGTGGACCCTATATTTCTTTCTGCGAAACCTCGGCTAGTAGATTAGAAAACGTTACGCTACTAGCCTTGTGAGAAGCAAAGTCTCACAGCTTATCCCCAACTCCTGAGGATTATAGGAGATGGTTTAAAGTTTTTAAAACGAGCCGAATATATGGAACTTTTTGACATTAGTAAAGATCAGCGAGAAGAAAACAGCCTCGCGACCGAGCAGCCGGAAAAAGCCAGTTACCTGAATACACAAGCCAATGCTTGGGTTGATCGAATCCTATCTGAGCCTGGATCATTTACCCGTCCAACTATGCTCATCGCTAAAGATGGGAAGAAAGAAACGGAATTCCCCGCTAGTTGCGTGGCCCATAATCAGGGTGGCCTCAGAAATGATAGCTATCATTTGAAAAATTGGAACATACCTGGTGATCTTGCCAACTTCAATCTCGATATCCAGATTCGGGGATCCTACACTTTTGAAATTGAATTTGATGCCCCATTAACGCGTTACGCTAGTCTTGAGATTGGGCTCGCGGGTAAGACAGCAGTATGTAAAAATAACAAAGAAGAAAAATCATATCACCTTTTTTCTACAAATCCTATTGATGTCGAAGAGAGAGACAACTCTGTCTATAAAATTGATCTCACCACTGAAGATCGCAGCTTCCATGTCATCCATAACGATGAAACGGATGAAGAAGGAAAGTGCTGGTGAGTAACCTTCCTTACGTCGATGCTGAATTTTTAAAAAGAGGCTAGTTCGTGCACCTCTTTTTGAGGAAGCTTAATAAGAGTCTATTCTGATTCACTTTCTATGAGTCTTGATTCTTTTCAGATGAATGCTCAACTTTGAGAAAACCTGTGTTATCCTCAGACCTGATCCGAGGATTCAGGATTCATAAGCTGTTTGTTCCTTGATGCTAATGTTTAACCGGGGTATGACATAAACGATTGTGTAACCCTAATGATGCAACCATACGTAATCAATACAAAGGGATGGAAAACCAAAGCCAACGGATCTAGAAAGAACACGCAATCAACACAGCAAATTATCCAGTCACATACGAGTAAATATCGCAATATTATTATTGTATTTAATTGGCTAAAAACTATAAAACAACTTAAGTAAATCAATTAAACTCATGAAGAAAAACTACGCTTTGACTAACAGATCATTGATTCATGTGATAGCGGTCTTATGGGTGCTTTACAACACCGCTGCCAATAGCGCCGTATTCAACATCAAGGACTATGGCGCTGTGGCAAACGATGGGTTAGACGACGCAGCAGCTTTCCGGGCAGCCGTATCAGCAGCACTATCCGCTGGTTCTGGGAATGTTGTGAAATTAGACAAGGGTACTTGGAAGATGAGTTCTTTTGATGGAAACAATGTTTTAAATCTTCAAAATAAGGCTAGTCTCCGGATTCAGGGAACTCCTTCGACCATTTTACTTATAGAGAATTACCATAAGCGAGTATTTCTCATTAATGATTGTAGCAATCTTACTTTTAAGGAGATGCATATCACATACAAGATTGTGCCTATAGCCACAGGTAGAGTGATGGATTGGACAGGATCTGGAGAGAATCGACAGTATACCGTAAAGCATCAGGCAGGGACTTTGGAGTTTGACGATCCTTTTTTTAGTAGCATGGATGCAAAGACTATTTTTTTTACGCAAAATAAAGTTCCTAGAAGAGTGGTTCCTGCAACCTTTCAGGTGTACTCGCCCAGGCGAATCGAAAAACTGTCGCAAGGAAAATGGAAGCTAAAGCTTGACCGAAGAAGCGATGCCGTAATGGTTGATGACTACATCAACTATATTGGTAGATCTGAAGTCGCTGGCATATGCCGAGTGAATGATTCAAGCAACATCAAATTTTTCAAAATTAAAATTTCAAACATTCCTGGCATGGGTTGGGTAGGAAAAGGTAATAATAAAATGGATTTTGATCACTGCAAAGCGGTTCTCCCAAAGCATGTAAACATCTGCACAACAAGTGATTTGATCCATCTAGGTAACTCTAAAAATACGCAGATCAAAAACTGTTATTTGACTGCGGCGGGCGATACAATTATTAACCTTAAGGCAAATCTCCCGGATGTCGTAAAGAAGGAGAGTAATACCAAGATCAAAATCACCAAAGCTCAGTTTCAAGGGGAGGTGGGTGATAAAATACGCATTATTAGGCCTTCTACAGGTGGTACAGTCGTGACGAGAAATATCCAAGGAATATCTTATTCGGGTAACTATGTTATTTTGACAATCCCATCGACAACTGTCTCGATTGTTGCTGGAGATGAGGTGTTTAATGAGGACTGGTGTCACAATCATGCTATTATAAAAAATAATACAATTGAAAATGCCCGTAGACAGGGACTTCTCATTCGAGCTCTTGATGCCAAGATTCAATATAATACCATCAAAGGAATGGGGGGCAGCGGAATACAAACAGTCCAGAAATACAGCTACAATGAAGGCGGGTGCCTAGAGAATAGCTTGATTAGATATAATAGTATAAGAGATGTAGAGCTAACAAGCGGCGCCTATGGAAGTATATCCATTCTATTCGGAACAGAGTCATCCCAGCTCGGCGATACTGTCTATGAGGCTATTCGGAATGTTCGCATTGATGATAATGAGATCGTCTCTTATCACGATAGAGCCGTTCTATTGAATGGGGCTTTTGACTGTGAAATAACGAACAATACTCTGAAGTCTCTAGCAAAGTTTATCTTTAAGGAGAATTATATATTCGAAGTCCGGAATTCGAGTCAGATTGATATTATAGGAAATAATGCGAAGAAAGATAACCGTAAACACACCGGTCGTTTTAAGTTCCGGAATGCTCATGATATCTCTGAATTAGCCAATAGATTCTAAGCTTCGATAGAAGCCTGGCCGTTCATTTCATTACGGACTCTTTTAAAAATATGATGAAAGTTTACAGTACAACTAGCTGTTGCGTAATTGGGTTGATTAGTGTTGTCATGGTATTTTATTTCTACAGACAAGAAGCGCTGAGAGATGCTCTATTTCAGGATCGGGAGATAAACGATTCATTGAATCATGTACCTTCGTCAGCACCCCGGATTCCGTCTCCGGTCGAGGAGGGTCAATCCTCGCCTACCGTAGGCAGTCAGGTGCAGGATGAGCTTAAAAAGATCTTCTTGAAAAATCATTTTCATGAAGGGCGTGGTTTTTTGCGTGAGTTGCTTAAGGATAATAGTTGGGATACGGTCCATGCCCACTTGCTTCATGCAATGGATGATCTATCCGCTGATCGGCAGAAACGTTGGGTCTTGGAACTGGCTAGAGAGTTGATGCGAGAATACCAATTTGTTTCGGTTATGGATCTTGCGCAAGGTATCGGGATGCAGAGAGAAACGCTTTTTGAGCACTTTCGCGAATTTTTTTATGAAACAGCAGAAAAAGTTACGGAAAAAGAAAAGCTGTATTTTTCTAGGGTTTATGCTCATCTGCAGCCAGAGGAAGCCCTAGACTGGGCTCTGAATGACCACTCTAGCAACGAATTGGTGTACCAAGTATTCTACGTTCTTGGAGCTTCCTATCCGGATTATGGTGAGAAGGTCTTAGATAGTTTTATCATAACCGATGAAAGCCATCAGTTTGGAAAGGCTAGGAATGAATCTTCGATTACGATACCAAGTTCTCGTGACCGAATCCTACACCAGTATTTAAATGGCTTTTTATCAACGGCCCTGACGCGTTCATATAGCAACCAAGCGGTCACTGATCGTATAAGAAAATATGCCTCTCAAATTCACAGTGAAAAATATCGCTATGATTTAGAAAACCACCTCAGGGAATTTGTGCATCGGGTCTATTAAAGCCGAATGACGCTATAGAGAGAGACCTCATGATCTGTGCAAGACCTAAGGTCGAGGAAGAAGCATGGAGTCTCCTTGAACTATCACCTTTTTGAGGCTCATGCCCCTGTCTATCCGGGGTGGTGTTCTGTGGTCTTCCTAGCTTCACCCTCGTTTGCTCATAAGAGCTACGCTGAGACGACTCAATTTAATACATCTTTGTTGACGCTCTTTTCCCTTATGGCTCAAGCTTTTGAGGATCTCGTTCTACTCCTATGACATCATCGAGGTTTAATATTTTTTACAAGGCCCTCATCATCGGTCCTTTTTAAGCGCTACTGTGCTTCAAGGAATTCTCTAGAAGAATACGCAACTAATGCTTTTCTATACCCTGGCTTACTCTAAAAATATGACCATCTGGATGGCGTATATGTAATTCACGAACATTCCAGGGCATATTTTCAGGTTCATGCATGATCTCAATCCCCTGCTTCACACAATCTTTATAAATGATATCTACATTGTCGACCCATAATGATAACCAAACCCCTTTATCTGAAACTTCTCCATTTTTCTCATTAAAAGTTTTATGATTACTACCTTTGCCTCGACCTCCTTGGCCATTTAGACAGATAAATATCTCGTTTTTCCCAGAGCATACACCGCCGAAAGAAGCTGGGGACCCCCAAGCCCAACTCTTTTTCCAACCTATTTTTTCAAACCAACTAAA
This portion of the Verrucomicrobiota bacterium genome encodes:
- a CDS encoding glycosyl hydrolase, whose protein sequence is MNKKTTLISPLALATCHIALTVASAQIPMSEIEVSNGLLIDPHSTPETRALYVNVQQQAKKSLLYGVQRPFTRGYHNGDNEDFDDFDFDVSDLKDVCGEHPAVVGLDFLEHQSFDLPNELWEPRPTYEESTYGRIIKTVYSRGGVITMSWHMSNPKTGAKYWDRDDKKTVQYVLEGQIVDGVDVRANFYRFLDQAADFFKAMKDENGKLIPIFFRPLHEQYHDSFWWSGDGATVEQYNQLWYEMIGYLRDTREVRNLIYIISPNKTDKEQKYVEKFPGHNWVDAYGIDWYSRSNFYGQIERSSELIVRMAREHNKIAVLTEIGVKGGMTSETSASWYSIHALQLKDNPVASEVAWFHQWSSKIYDFAWSPVKKSFRPDLAHTIPDFLKFYNDEWTVFADGMPALGIYDFKADSPVPIITTTNLKSVSNQENYSERIRVTGGDGALTWSLEDGELPPGLTLNKNTGQISGTVNGSGGEYGIAIRVTDADGDSDVRIYAINVWPSGDQGSELVMHLDATVKSSVVGNPVTRWKDQSGNKNHGNLEAGSITYPSTETFASELSGVDFGSAASALELFNAKDSDIWLDQSGQNPQGFAVLMAYKRMGSNANGRQDILGNESNTKSGFLVRTFSGTIQSALNGKTLSQSGSVAEGNSVVLGINYHAGTGLFELWDSLSGSTSRTTVSPADFSKDAPVLLGMTNKPSRYLDGLVGEVKVFNGSLSTQAFASEQEVLVQKWATGSVSGPGAAELVLHLNATDASSVVGNPVSQWSDLSGLGNHATPSKGAVTYPSVALFPSGLTGIDFGSGRNSLELFDVQESDGLLDQTGSDGFAVFLTYRKTGNETDQQDLLGNVSKTDASENGGFVVRLSSGGVLRAMMGDASLSSAGDNLKIGDSMVIGIRYLADAGLLELYNSLGDTVDTATAAAADFSNSSPLTLGSANKQSRYAMGVIGEVKIFSGAMDSDVFQSELSALNSKWITNETDYWASGLGFDIGGEDEDFDGDGVSNFIEYVFGGSPMDSSVQMFPVRMKNIAGTLLYSHARRINSNGLIYQVQTSSTLEPGSWRDINPVINNVTPLDDVFEEIDYEFPSGEDALFIRVKATK
- a CDS encoding glycosyl hydrolase is translated as MNKTTTLVSSLLLVVSSMLVTVGSALTPVSQIQITDGLLIDPHSTPETRALFINMQQQAKKSLLYGVHRAYTKGYHKKDNKNFDNSDLKEVVGENPAVLGLDFTGHENFKTPDDFWAPNPTYEDTTYGKIIKAVHSRGGVITISWHMSNPKTGNNYNDRDDRKTVKHILEGNIVDGVDVRANFFRYLDHAADFFKAMKDKNGKHIPIFFRPLHEQYHNVFWWSGNAASVEEYNQLWYLMIGYLRDVKEVRNLIYIISPNRVGNMEDYMEKFPGHDWVDGYGLDWYAVNDFSKQLEQASELLVGLAREYNKIAVLSEIGVKNGMTSETSAKWYSSHALKLKDNPVASEVAWFLQWSSRHGNNTSWSPVKQKHRPDIAHILPDFEIFYNDKWTVFEDDMPALGIYDFKADSPVPIITTTNLKSVSNQDNYSEWIRVTGGDGALTWSLEDGELPPGLRLSQTTGQISGTVNGSSGEYGIAIRVTDADGDSDVRIYAINVWPSGDQESELVMHLDATVKSSVVGNPVTRWKDQSGNKNHGNLQAGSITYPSTEIFESGFSGVDFGSATSALELFNAEDSDIWLDQSGQNPQGFAVLMAYKRMGSNANGRQDIVGNESNTKSGFLVRMFSGTIQSALNGKILSQSGSVAEGNSVVVGVNYHAETGLFELWDSQSGSTSSTTVSPADFSKNVPVLLGMTTKTGRYLDGLVGEVKVFDGSLSAQAFASEQEALVQKWAIISGQMLRPAELVLHLNAIDSSSVVGNPVSQWSDLSGLGNHATPSKGAVTYPSMALFPSGLKGLDFGNGHNSLELFDAQESDGLLDQTGSDGFAVFLTYRKTGNETDQQDLLGNVSKTDASENGGFVLRLSSGGVLRAMMGDVSLSSNGDTLKIGDSMVIGVRYLADTGLLELYNSLGNTADTATVTAADFSNSSPLTLGSANKQSRYAMGVIGEVKMFSGVMDSDTLQSEWAALYSKWITNETDYWALGLGFDIGGEDEDFDGDGVSNFIEYVFGGSPMDSSVQTFPVRMKNNAGTLFYSHARRIDSNGLTYQVQSSYNLEPDSWKDINPTLINRQSMDDQFEIVEHEIANQELNGESALFIRVKAIK
- a CDS encoding sulfatase-like hydrolase/transferase, with the protein product MGNGQLQRLYCTLSIGWLYKKHVDTLRYDQSYGLSYRKATGAVDDLRLRELTIVLFMSDNGSARNVPGSRVTDEEWEEHMTPLQLRGKKSTVYENGIRSPLFLRWGDRLKAVVNSQLLMVMDILLHPWERWVELKRQEDWEERVLLIY
- a CDS encoding bleomycin resistance family protein, with the protein product MNVKAVTPILNVSDMQQSFSWFEKIGWKKSWAWGSPASFGGVCSGKNEIFICLNGQGGRGKGSNHKTFNEKNGEVSDKGVWLSLWVDNVDIIYKDCVKQGIEIMHEPENMPWNVRELHIRHPDGHIFRVSQGIEKH